A genomic segment from Sulfuritalea hydrogenivorans sk43H encodes:
- a CDS encoding type II toxin-antitoxin system Phd/YefM family antitoxin produces the protein MRTITIREAREGLSHPEQLFADDDEVIVTRRGEPVARILPPSPRPRLRSLKDFLASQPMQTVPSEVLLAEEREDRG, from the coding sequence ATGCGAACCATCACCATCCGCGAGGCGCGCGAGGGGCTTTCCCACCCGGAACAGTTGTTCGCCGACGATGACGAAGTCATCGTCACCCGGCGCGGCGAGCCGGTGGCGCGCATCCTGCCGCCCAGCCCGCGTCCGCGCCTGCGCTCGCTGAAGGACTTCCTCGCCAGCCAGCCGATGCAGACCGTCCCGAGCGAGGTCTTGCTCGCGGAAGAACGGGAAGACCGCGGTTGA
- a CDS encoding type II toxin-antitoxin system VapC family toxin: protein MNAYIDTSALAKCYIREPRSLEVLDWAEGHGETATAALTLVEFRCLLARRRRAGDIDATLERMALAEFDNHVRSGSWRIHHGSFGDFATARDLIDTLPNHPLRALDALHLAAARGIGADSFATADKTQAEAAAALGFTVHRFY from the coding sequence TTGAACGCCTACATCGACACCAGCGCGCTGGCCAAGTGCTATATCCGCGAGCCGCGCTCGCTGGAAGTGCTGGACTGGGCGGAAGGCCACGGCGAGACGGCCACGGCCGCTCTGACGCTGGTCGAATTCCGTTGCCTGCTGGCGCGCCGCCGTCGCGCCGGGGATATCGACGCCACGCTGGAGCGCATGGCCCTGGCCGAGTTCGACAACCATGTGCGCAGCGGTTCCTGGCGCATTCATCACGGCAGCTTCGGCGATTTCGCGACGGCGCGCGACCTGATCGACACGCTGCCCAACCACCCCTTGCGCGCGCTCGACGCGCTTCACCTGGCGGCGGCGCGCGGCATCGGCGCCGACAGCTTCGCCACCGCCGACAAGACCCAGGCCGAGGCCGCCGCGGCGCTCGGCTTCACCGTTCATCGTTTCTACTAA
- the lysS gene encoding lysine--tRNA ligase, producing the protein MTDTTQTTPVDENRLIAERREKLAAWRATGKAFPNDFSRENLAGRLDELYSAKTREELEATPIEVKVAGRIMLKRVMGKASFASIQDVSGRIQIFVSNDITGEETHKEFKGWDLGDIVGCEGTLFKTKTGELTVQCTSIRLLTKSLRPLPEKFHGLTDVEQKYRSRELDLITNEQTRFTFVARSRMIQSIRNYMMHHGFLEVETPMMHPIPGGAAAKPFTTHHNALDMELFLRIAPELYLKRLVVGGFEKVFEVNRNFRNEGLSPRHNPEFTMMEFYEAYTDYRRLMDFTEGLLRHSAREALGTEVFEYQGRELDLSKPFARLTIVGAIHQYHPGYSFEQLNDVDWLRQKLADLRVDMKSPHMARAGLGTLQLALFEETTEAELWDPTYIIDYPAEVSPLARSNDDNPDITERFELFIVGREIANGFSELNDAEDQAARFMQQAKAKEAGDEEAMYYDADYIRALEYGLPPTGGCGIGIDRLVMLLTNSASIRDVILFPQMRPE; encoded by the coding sequence ATGACCGATACCACCCAAACCACCCCCGTCGACGAAAACCGCCTTATCGCCGAACGCCGCGAAAAGCTCGCCGCCTGGCGCGCCACCGGCAAGGCCTTCCCCAACGATTTCTCGCGCGAGAACCTCGCCGGACGGCTCGACGAACTCTACAGCGCCAAGACGCGCGAGGAACTCGAAGCCACGCCGATCGAGGTCAAGGTCGCCGGCCGCATCATGTTGAAGCGCGTCATGGGCAAGGCCAGTTTCGCCAGCATCCAGGACGTCTCCGGCCGCATCCAGATCTTCGTCAGCAACGACATCACCGGCGAGGAAACGCACAAGGAATTCAAGGGCTGGGACCTGGGCGACATCGTCGGCTGCGAAGGCACCCTGTTCAAGACCAAGACGGGCGAGCTGACCGTGCAATGCACATCGATCCGCCTGCTGACCAAGTCGCTGCGGCCGCTGCCCGAGAAATTCCACGGCCTCACCGACGTCGAGCAGAAGTACCGCAGCCGTGAGCTGGACCTGATCACCAACGAGCAGACGCGCTTCACTTTCGTCGCCCGCAGCCGGATGATCCAGTCGATCCGCAATTACATGATGCACCACGGCTTCCTCGAAGTCGAAACGCCGATGATGCACCCCATCCCCGGCGGCGCCGCGGCCAAGCCCTTCACCACGCACCACAACGCACTGGACATGGAACTGTTCCTGCGCATCGCGCCGGAGCTGTATCTCAAGCGCCTGGTGGTCGGCGGCTTTGAAAAGGTCTTCGAGGTCAACCGCAATTTCCGCAACGAAGGCCTCTCGCCGCGCCACAACCCCGAATTCACCATGATGGAGTTCTACGAGGCCTACACGGACTACCGCCGCCTGATGGACTTCACCGAAGGCCTGCTGCGCCACTCGGCGCGCGAGGCGCTGGGCACCGAGGTGTTCGAGTACCAGGGCCGCGAACTCGACCTGTCCAAGCCCTTCGCCCGGCTGACCATCGTCGGCGCGATCCACCAGTACCACCCCGGCTACAGCTTCGAGCAGTTGAACGACGTCGACTGGCTGCGCCAGAAACTCGCCGATCTCAGGGTCGACATGAAGTCGCCGCACATGGCGCGCGCCGGCCTGGGCACGCTGCAACTGGCGCTGTTCGAGGAGACCACCGAGGCCGAGTTGTGGGATCCGACCTACATCATCGACTACCCGGCCGAAGTCTCGCCGCTGGCGCGCAGCAACGACGACAACCCGGACATCACCGAACGCTTCGAGCTGTTCATCGTCGGCCGCGAAATCGCCAACGGCTTCTCCGAGTTGAACGATGCCGAAGACCAGGCGGCGCGCTTCATGCAACAGGCCAAGGCCAAGGAAGCCGGCGACGAGGAAGCCATGTACTACGACGCCGATTACATCCGCGCGCTGGAATACGGCCTGCCGCCCACGGGCGGCTGCGGCATCGGCATCGACCGCCTGGTGATGCTGCTGACCAACTCGGCATCGATCCGCGACGTGATCCTGTTCCCGCAGATGCGGCCGGAATAA
- the mnmC gene encoding bifunctional tRNA (5-methylaminomethyl-2-thiouridine)(34)-methyltransferase MnmD/FAD-dependent 5-carboxymethylaminomethyl-2-thiouridine(34) oxidoreductase MnmC, giving the protein MFPLVPAELAFAGDGTPFSPLYGDIYHSGQGGLEQARHVFLAGNGLLGENARWSDRPRFVILETGFGLGLNFLATWQAWQTTRARTGRRLHYVAVEKHPFQLDDLKQLHLRWPELAPLAARLQAQWPLPLPGLHRLDFGDVILTLGFGDAAQLLPQLTLAADAIYLDGFAPDKNADLWSDAIAAQLRRLAAPGATLATWTTAGEVRRRLASADFSLERRPGFGSKREMLVGRLPGNPPAPGASARRIAVIGAGIAGASAAHALARRGHRVTVVDAAGGPASGASGNLAGVFRPLPALDDGPLARVLRAGFLLGRRRFDELPGLRAGWTGVLHIARDAPHEAVQRRIVEEHALPADFCRFVARDEASRLAGRPVALGGWWFAQAGWINPPSLCRALLSDIDCRFDFAVARLERGGNGWRLSGNGCRLGGNAADIEVDDVVLANGIGATSLLPDRSLPIRAGRGAVSYIPETATPGLDIVATRLGYVTPAIDGLHCVGATLAAADLDAAPRLADHVENLHRLEMALPGFGKGFDPATLDGRVSFRPLSPDRLPIAGPLAGPLTGPAAGSDGLWISNGFGARGLVFASICAELLASQLSGDPWPIERDLARAVDPARYRQRALRRGQAGL; this is encoded by the coding sequence ATGTTTCCGCTGGTCCCCGCCGAACTTGCGTTCGCCGGGGACGGCACGCCGTTCTCGCCGCTTTACGGCGACATCTACCATTCCGGCCAGGGCGGCCTTGAACAGGCCCGCCATGTCTTCCTCGCCGGCAATGGCTTGCTGGGGGAAAACGCACGCTGGTCCGACAGGCCGCGCTTCGTCATCCTCGAAACCGGCTTCGGCCTCGGACTGAACTTTCTCGCCACCTGGCAGGCCTGGCAGACGACCCGCGCGCGCACCGGCCGGCGCCTGCATTACGTCGCCGTCGAAAAGCATCCGTTTCAACTGGACGACCTGAAACAGCTGCACTTGCGCTGGCCCGAGCTGGCGCCGCTCGCCGCACGGCTGCAGGCGCAGTGGCCGCTGCCGCTGCCGGGACTGCACCGGCTGGATTTTGGCGACGTGATCCTGACACTCGGCTTCGGCGACGCCGCGCAATTGCTGCCGCAATTGACGCTTGCCGCCGATGCGATCTATCTCGACGGTTTCGCGCCGGACAAGAACGCCGATCTCTGGTCCGACGCGATCGCGGCGCAGTTGCGCCGCCTCGCCGCGCCGGGCGCCACGCTGGCGACCTGGACCACCGCCGGCGAGGTGCGCCGCCGTCTCGCCAGCGCCGACTTTTCACTGGAGCGGCGGCCCGGTTTCGGCAGCAAACGCGAAATGCTGGTCGGACGCCTGCCCGGTAACCCACCGGCGCCAGGCGCATCGGCACGGCGCATCGCGGTCATCGGCGCCGGCATCGCGGGCGCCTCGGCCGCGCATGCGCTGGCCCGGCGCGGCCATCGCGTCACCGTGGTCGACGCCGCCGGCGGGCCCGCCAGCGGCGCCTCCGGCAACCTCGCCGGCGTCTTCCGTCCGCTGCCGGCGCTGGACGACGGCCCGCTCGCGCGCGTCCTGCGCGCCGGCTTCCTGCTCGGCCGGCGCCGCTTCGACGAGCTGCCCGGCCTGCGCGCCGGCTGGACCGGCGTGCTGCACATTGCGCGCGATGCGCCGCACGAAGCTGTCCAGCGCCGCATCGTCGAAGAACATGCCCTGCCGGCCGACTTCTGCCGCTTCGTCGCGCGCGACGAGGCCTCGCGCCTGGCCGGACGGCCGGTCGCGCTGGGCGGCTGGTGGTTTGCCCAGGCCGGCTGGATCAACCCGCCCAGCCTGTGCCGTGCCTTGCTGAGCGACATCGACTGCCGCTTCGATTTCGCCGTCGCGCGACTGGAACGCGGCGGCAACGGCTGGCGCCTCAGCGGAAACGGCTGTCGCCTCGGCGGCAACGCCGCCGACATCGAAGTCGATGACGTCGTCCTGGCCAACGGCATCGGCGCGACGTCGCTGCTGCCCGATCGCTCACTGCCGATCCGCGCGGGGCGCGGCGCGGTCAGCTACATTCCCGAAACGGCGACGCCCGGCCTGGACATCGTTGCCACCCGGCTCGGTTACGTCACGCCGGCGATCGACGGCCTGCATTGCGTCGGCGCGACGCTGGCCGCGGCCGATCTCGACGCCGCGCCGCGCCTGGCCGACCATGTCGAAAACCTGCACCGGCTGGAGATGGCCTTGCCGGGCTTCGGCAAGGGGTTCGATCCGGCGACACTGGATGGCCGGGTCTCCTTCCGTCCGCTGTCGCCCGACCGCCTGCCGATCGCTGGACCACTGGCCGGGCCACTTACTGGACCAGCGGCCGGTTCTGACGGCTTGTGGATCAGCAACGGCTTCGGCGCGCGCGGCCTGGTATTCGCCTCGATCTGCGCGGAATTGCTCGCCAGCCAGTTGAGCGGCGATCCCTGGCCGATCGAACGCGATCTTGCCCGCGCCGTCGATCCGGCGCGCTACCGCCAGCGCGCCCTGCGCCGCGGCCAGGCAGGTTTGTAA
- a CDS encoding outer membrane lipoprotein → MEATHVSPATSHISHTHPLLLVAAASVTVLSLAGVATLAGWMPGPHGAEPAKLAAAAPQATVATLAPPISVQQTVTLSQAKPAAAKPAERTPASIRRTASGTYGPAVAVSPAPTYAGSTPAPATICRDCGVVQAVNEVVVEPKGSGGGAVAGGLVGGIIGNQIGKGATRDIATVLGAVGGAYAGNHIEKSTKESKRYDIVVRFEDGSTRTFSSDSPPAWHRGDRVRLQNDGLIFDGGRSGARDFGAA, encoded by the coding sequence ATGGAAGCAACGCACGTCAGTCCGGCCACGAGCCACATCTCCCATACCCACCCGCTGCTGCTGGTCGCGGCCGCCTCGGTCACGGTACTCAGCCTGGCCGGCGTTGCCACGCTCGCCGGCTGGATGCCCGGCCCCCACGGCGCGGAGCCGGCCAAACTGGCGGCAGCCGCGCCACAAGCCACGGTGGCCACGCTGGCCCCGCCGATCTCCGTCCAGCAGACCGTGACCCTGTCCCAGGCAAAGCCGGCTGCGGCAAAGCCCGCCGAACGCACGCCCGCCAGCATCCGCCGTACCGCGTCCGGCACCTACGGCCCCGCGGTCGCCGTGTCGCCAGCGCCGACTTATGCCGGTTCCACGCCAGCACCCGCAACGATCTGCCGCGACTGCGGCGTGGTCCAGGCGGTGAATGAGGTGGTCGTGGAGCCGAAAGGCAGCGGCGGCGGCGCGGTCGCCGGCGGCCTGGTCGGCGGCATCATCGGCAACCAGATCGGCAAGGGTGCCACGCGCGACATCGCCACCGTGCTGGGCGCCGTCGGCGGCGCCTACGCCGGCAACCACATCGAAAAATCCACCAAGGAAAGCAAGCGCTATGACATCGTGGTGCGCTTCGAGGACGGCAGCACGCGCACCTTCAGCAGCGACTCGCCACCGGCCTGGCATCGCGGCGACCGCGTCCGGCTTCAGAACGACGGGCTGATCTTCGACGGCGGCAGGTCGGGCGCCAGGGATTTCGGCGCGGCCTGA
- a CDS encoding M48 family metalloprotease codes for MPSILLPVLLLFFVTACATSPEGRSQLVPPQPLQGFSAVYSEFDMHLQLVTATDAPACRETECAVDWAFDQRVLAIGRRLAWAAFRQHADLQLRFPRFEFLIADKADPGAASSAAGTVVIYRGVRRLDLDDAALAFILAREMSHIIAGHHDENVTTSVLIAVAAQLLFPVLNIGAWFSSGASAATTAAATTAASTAVTTTAVTSVASFAGSRALRASDRPLQMREAESLAMKLLAAAGWDGREVGDQLEALRPALPDEPDWTAELRESARRIASLMQGPQLPPETPAVAGAADQAAPKSLAPDLPPSKISPSF; via the coding sequence ATGCCGTCGATTCTGCTGCCCGTGCTGTTGCTGTTTTTTGTGACGGCCTGTGCCACCTCGCCCGAGGGACGTTCGCAGCTGGTTCCCCCGCAGCCCTTGCAGGGCTTCAGCGCGGTTTACTCCGAATTCGACATGCACCTGCAACTGGTCACGGCCACGGATGCCCCTGCGTGCCGCGAGACGGAGTGCGCGGTGGACTGGGCGTTCGATCAGCGCGTTCTTGCGATCGGGAGGCGCCTCGCCTGGGCGGCGTTTCGCCAGCATGCCGACCTGCAGTTGCGCTTTCCGCGTTTCGAGTTCCTCATTGCCGACAAGGCCGATCCGGGGGCCGCCTCCAGCGCGGCGGGGACCGTGGTGATCTATCGCGGCGTGCGGCGACTGGATCTCGACGATGCGGCGCTGGCGTTTATCCTGGCGCGCGAAATGAGCCATATCATCGCTGGCCATCACGACGAGAACGTGACCACCAGCGTTCTCATCGCGGTGGCTGCGCAACTGCTTTTTCCGGTGCTCAACATCGGGGCCTGGTTCTCCAGCGGCGCGAGCGCGGCGACCACTGCGGCCGCGACGACCGCGGCCAGCACGGCCGTCACGACCACCGCGGTGACGTCGGTCGCTTCATTTGCCGGGTCGCGCGCGCTGCGCGCCAGCGATCGCCCTTTGCAGATGCGCGAGGCCGAATCGCTTGCCATGAAACTGCTGGCCGCCGCCGGCTGGGATGGCCGCGAGGTCGGCGATCAACTGGAAGCCCTGCGGCCGGCCCTGCCCGACGAGCCGGACTGGACCGCGGAGCTGCGCGAATCCGCGCGGCGCATCGCCAGCCTGATGCAGGGCCCGCAGCTTCCTCCGGAAACCCCGGCCGTTGCGGGCGCTGCCGATCAGGCCGCGCCGAAATCCCTGGCGCCCGACCTGCCGCCGTCGAAGATCAGCCCGTCGTTCTGA
- the gltX gene encoding glutamate--tRNA ligase: MTVRTRFAPSPTGFLHIGGARTALFSWAYARRHGGSFILRIEDTDVARSTPEAVQAIIDGMQWLGLAHDEGPFYQMQRMYRYKEVIQQMLEVGTAYHCYMPSEELDQLREAQRARGEKPRYDGRWRPSLANEAGKALPTPPSGVQPVVRFRNPLDGVVAWDDLVKGRIEFANEELDDFIIARADGTPTYNFCVVVDDRDMEITHVIRGDDHVNNTPRQINLLRALGAAVPEYAHLSMILGDDGQKLSKRHGAVSVMQYDEDGYLPEAVLNYLARLGWSHGDEEVFGMEQFVQWFDLDHITASAAQFNTEKLNWLNAHYLKLADPQRLAAEATRRLAAQGVAVAGGPEMAKLVALYRDRAGNLNELADAVHPFHVAPKPTEELRAQHFTEAALKGLRLLHQRLSACNWQAAELGQAVKQSAAESGLKMPQLAIPLRVALLGLPQSPSIDAVLEVLGRERVLARLAAVLPAEAD; this comes from the coding sequence ATGACGGTCCGCACCCGCTTCGCCCCCAGTCCCACCGGTTTCCTGCACATCGGCGGCGCCCGCACGGCGCTGTTTTCCTGGGCCTATGCGCGCCGGCACGGCGGCAGCTTCATCCTGCGCATCGAGGACACCGATGTGGCGCGCTCGACGCCCGAGGCGGTGCAGGCGATCATCGACGGCATGCAGTGGCTGGGGCTGGCGCACGACGAAGGCCCGTTCTACCAGATGCAGCGCATGTACCGCTACAAGGAAGTGATCCAGCAGATGCTGGAAGTGGGCACGGCCTACCATTGCTACATGCCGTCCGAAGAACTCGACCAGCTCCGTGAAGCGCAGCGCGCACGCGGCGAGAAGCCGCGCTACGACGGGCGCTGGCGGCCCTCATTGGCCAACGAAGCGGGCAAGGCGCTGCCGACCCCGCCTTCGGGCGTGCAGCCGGTGGTGCGCTTCCGGAACCCGCTGGATGGCGTCGTCGCCTGGGACGACCTGGTCAAGGGCCGCATCGAATTCGCCAACGAGGAGCTCGACGACTTTATCATCGCCCGCGCCGACGGCACGCCGACCTACAACTTCTGCGTCGTGGTCGACGATCGCGACATGGAGATCACCCACGTGATCCGCGGCGACGACCACGTCAACAACACGCCGCGCCAGATCAACCTGCTGCGGGCGCTCGGCGCCGCCGTGCCCGAGTATGCGCACCTGTCGATGATCCTCGGCGACGACGGGCAGAAGCTGTCCAAGCGCCACGGGGCGGTGTCGGTAATGCAATACGACGAGGATGGCTATCTGCCGGAGGCCGTGCTGAACTACCTGGCGCGGCTCGGCTGGTCGCATGGCGACGAGGAAGTCTTCGGCATGGAGCAATTCGTGCAGTGGTTCGATCTCGATCACATCACGGCCTCCGCCGCGCAGTTCAATACCGAGAAGCTCAACTGGCTCAACGCGCATTACCTGAAGCTGGCCGATCCGCAGCGCCTCGCCGCCGAGGCGACGCGCCGGCTGGCGGCTCAGGGCGTGGCGGTTGCCGGCGGCCCGGAGATGGCGAAGCTGGTTGCGCTGTATCGCGATCGCGCCGGCAACCTGAACGAACTGGCCGATGCGGTGCATCCCTTCCATGTCGCGCCGAAGCCGACGGAAGAACTGCGTGCCCAGCACTTCACCGAAGCCGCGCTCAAGGGCTTGCGCCTTCTGCATCAGCGATTGTCAGCGTGCAACTGGCAGGCGGCCGAGCTGGGGCAGGCGGTCAAGCAAAGCGCCGCCGAGTCCGGCCTGAAAATGCCGCAGCTGGCGATCCCCTTGCGCGTCGCGCTGCTGGGGCTTCCGCAGTCGCCTTCCATCGATGCCGTGCTGGAGGTTCTCGGCCGCGAGCGGGTGTTGGCGCGGCTGGCCGCCGTGCTGCCCGCCGAAGCCGATTGA